CTCGTCCGCGACCGCGACGAAGCCATGGATATGCTCAACGACTACGCACCCGAGCACCTGATCATGGCCTGCGAAAACGATGAAGCCCTCGCCACGAGGGTCGTAAACGCCGGTTCCGTGTTCCTGGGCAATTACTCCCCGGAAAGCGCGGGCGATTATGCCTCCGGCACCAATCACACCCTGCCCACCAACGGCTATGCCACGGCGTACAGCGGTGTGAGCGTCGACAGCTTTGTGAAGAAAATCACTTTCCAGCGCCTGTCCCGCGAGGGATTGCAGGCCATCGCCCCGGCCATCGAGGCCATGGCGGAAGCGGAAGGGCTCGATGCGCATAAACAGGCCGTTTCCATCCGCGTCCGGTATATTCAAAACGATTCATCTTTCAAGTAATACATCATGTTCGATCTGAACTCACTTTTAAGAGACAATATCAAACGGCTCACACCGTATTCCTCCGCCCGCGACGAATTCAAAGGCGAAGCCTCCGTGTTCCTCGACGCCAACGAGAATAGTTTCGGTTCCCCACTTCCCGTGAACTATCATCGCTATCCCGATCCGCTGCAATGGAAGGTGAAATACCGCCTGGCAGAGATCAAGGGCGTGCCGCCGCAGAATATTTTCCTCGGCAACGGGTCCGACGAGGCGATCGATATTCTTTACCGCGCGTTCTGCCGGCCGGGGATTGATAACGTGATTCTTTGTCCGCCGACATACGGCATGTACGAAGTTTCCGCCAACATCAACGACATCACCATCCGCAAAGCATCCCTCACCGAAGATTTCCAGCTGGATCTCGAAGCCATCGAATCGGCCATCGACGAAAACACGAAGCTGATCTTTATATGTTCCCCGAACAATCCCACGGCCAATGCGATCGACAAGGAAGCGATCGAGATGGTGCTGAATAATTTCGACGGGATTGTGGTGGTGGATGAAGCCTACATCAATTTCAGCCGTCATAAATCCTTCATCCAGGAGCTGACCGAATACCCGAACCTGGTGATCCTGCAGACGTTGTCGAAGGCCTGGGGCCTGGCCGCGTTGCGCATGGGGATGGCGTTTGCCAGCGAGGATATCATCAATATCTTCAACAAGATCAAGCCGCCGTACAACATCAACCAGGCGTCGCAGGAACTGGCGCTGGAAGCGTTGAACAATGTGGAGCAGGTGAATGGCTGGATTAAGGAAACGGTGGCGGAAAGGGAGAAGCTGGTGGAAGCATTGGTGAAACTGCCGATCGTGGAGAAAGTGTACCCCAGCGATGCGAATTTTGTGCTGGTGAAAACAACCGACGCCCGGGGGATTTACAACATCCTCACCAGTCAGGGCATCATCGTGCGCGACCGTTCCAAAGTGGAGCTTTGCGCCGGGAGCCTCCGCATCACCATCGGCACGCCCGAAGAAAACGTCACCTTATTACAGGCCCTTCAAAATATCGCCCAATAAATGAAACGCGTACTTTTCATCGACCGCGACGGCACCATGATTCTGGAACAGCCGCCTACCTATCAGATCGACAGCCTGGAGAAGGTGGTGTTTTATCCCCAGGTATTCAAATATCTCGGCAAAATCGCCGCAGAGCTGGATTACGAACTGGTGCTCGTATCGAACCAGGACGGTATGGGGACGGACAGCTTCCCCGAAGCAACTTTCCATCCCGCGCACAACCACATCATTAAAACCTTCGCCGGCGAAGGCATCACGTTTGTGCGGGAGCACATCGACAAGAGCTTCCCCGCCGATAACCTTCCTTCCCGCAAGCCGGGTATCGGGATGTTGCAGCA
Above is a genomic segment from Chitinophaga pollutisoli containing:
- the hisC gene encoding histidinol-phosphate transaminase; translated protein: MFDLNSLLRDNIKRLTPYSSARDEFKGEASVFLDANENSFGSPLPVNYHRYPDPLQWKVKYRLAEIKGVPPQNIFLGNGSDEAIDILYRAFCRPGIDNVILCPPTYGMYEVSANINDITIRKASLTEDFQLDLEAIESAIDENTKLIFICSPNNPTANAIDKEAIEMVLNNFDGIVVVDEAYINFSRHKSFIQELTEYPNLVILQTLSKAWGLAALRMGMAFASEDIINIFNKIKPPYNINQASQELALEALNNVEQVNGWIKETVAEREKLVEALVKLPIVEKVYPSDANFVLVKTTDARGIYNILTSQGIIVRDRSKVELCAGSLRITIGTPEENVTLLQALQNIAQ